The following coding sequences are from one Saccopteryx bilineata isolate mSacBil1 chromosome 3, mSacBil1_pri_phased_curated, whole genome shotgun sequence window:
- the RPS20 gene encoding small ribosomal subunit protein uS10 isoform X2 encodes MAFKDTGKTPVEPEVAIHRIRITLTSRNVKSLEKVCADLIRGAKEKNLKVKGPVRMPTKTLRITTRKTPCGEGSKTWDRFQMRIHKRLIDLHSPSEIVKQITSISIEPGVEVEVTIADA; translated from the exons ATG GCTTTTAAAGATACCGGAAAGACACCCGTGGAACCGGAGGTGGCGATCCACCGAATTAGAATCACTCTAACCAGCCGCAACGTCAAGTCTCTGGAGAAGG TGTGTGCTGACTTGATCAGAGGTGCGAAGGAAAAGAATCTCAAAGTGAAAGGACCCGTGCGCATGCCCACCAAG ACTCTGAGAATCACCACAAGAAAAACTCCCTGCGGGGAGGGTTCCAAGACTTGGGATCGGTTTCAGATGAGGATCCACAAACGACTCATTGACCTGCACAGCCCTTCTGAGATTGTTAAACAGATTACTTCCATCAGTATTGAGCCGGGAGTTGAGGTTGAAGTCACCATTGCAGATGCTTAA
- the RPS20 gene encoding small ribosomal subunit protein uS10 isoform X1, whose amino-acid sequence MPGWGEAAFKDTGKTPVEPEVAIHRIRITLTSRNVKSLEKVCADLIRGAKEKNLKVKGPVRMPTKTLRITTRKTPCGEGSKTWDRFQMRIHKRLIDLHSPSEIVKQITSISIEPGVEVEVTIADA is encoded by the exons ATGCCGGGATGGGGGGAGGCG GCTTTTAAAGATACCGGAAAGACACCCGTGGAACCGGAGGTGGCGATCCACCGAATTAGAATCACTCTAACCAGCCGCAACGTCAAGTCTCTGGAGAAGG TGTGTGCTGACTTGATCAGAGGTGCGAAGGAAAAGAATCTCAAAGTGAAAGGACCCGTGCGCATGCCCACCAAG ACTCTGAGAATCACCACAAGAAAAACTCCCTGCGGGGAGGGTTCCAAGACTTGGGATCGGTTTCAGATGAGGATCCACAAACGACTCATTGACCTGCACAGCCCTTCTGAGATTGTTAAACAGATTACTTCCATCAGTATTGAGCCGGGAGTTGAGGTTGAAGTCACCATTGCAGATGCTTAA